A genomic stretch from Lathyrus oleraceus cultivar Zhongwan6 chromosome 2, CAAS_Psat_ZW6_1.0, whole genome shotgun sequence includes:
- the LOC127118795 gene encoding inactive TPR repeat-containing thioredoxin TTL3 yields the protein MKTKHNKVENELGCGFMERIFNLKSPRLRNSLVHSLPIKNESNLSTKKVKIISNITPLTKNPKCISDTTSKSSTSSSSTDSSTHKRVEQNCNTNDDVKLQIELARISTTRSRDNENKSIGAKDFAPLKLTGNLLVNNTPRRKSVECLPKHSELNSMSSFYNSNNARKMVMGNIMRKNSNELAQFLSKRHNSIEPEVLKTMGNEAYKKGDFVEALALYDKAISLDSNKAIYHCNKSAALIGLGRFQEAILECEESIRLDPSYDRAHNRMAMIYFRLGEVEKALDCNRSTSCVDSVLAFQAQALQNHINKCIEARKLNEWSVVLKETRSALSLGADSAPRIYALQTEALLKLLRYDDANGVYDKMPKFSLDWCNKMFGMATSAYILMIGARVYMASGRFEDAVTTAQKAARVDPSNRETISVLRRARAVTSARVSGNLLFKASKFSKACAVYNEGLDHDPHNSVLLCNRAACRSKLGQYENAIEDCDSALTLHPSYSKAKLRRAYCNAKLERWEVAIQDYEMLIREKPGDEEVARALFEAKLQVRILHGEDVKDLKFGSNLVFISSNDRFRHYVTSPGMAVVLFSNKGTHKQVSMVFEQISKRFPSVNFLKVEIEDHPYLAKSEGVISFPSFKIYKNGSRVKEISGNNHELLERSVKLYSS from the exons ATGAAAACCAAACACAACAAGGTTGAAAATGAATTAGGTTGTGGTTTCATGGAGAGAATTTTCAATCTCAAAAGTCCTAGACTAAGAAACTCATTAGTTCATTCCCTACCAATCAAAAATGAATCAAACTTGTCAACAAAGAAAGTGAAAATAATCTCCAACATCACTCCACTAACTAAAAATCCGAAATGTATTTCAGATACTACTTCAAAAAGCTCGACATCATCGTCGTCCACAGACAGTTCAACCCACAAAAGGGTTGAACAGAACTGTAATACGAACGATGATGTAAAGCTTCAAATAGAACTTGCTAGAATAAGCACTACTCGCTCACGCGACAACGAGAACAAGTCCATAGGCGCCAAAGATTTTGCTCCCTTGAAACTCACAGGGAACTTGCTAGTGAATAACACTCCAAGAAGAAAAAGTGTTGAATGTTTACCTAAGCATTCAGAGTTGAACTCTATGTCAAGTTTTTATAATAGTAACAATGCGAGAAAAATGGTTATGGGGAATATCATGAGGAAGAACAGTAATGAACTTGCACAGTTTCTAAGCAAAAGACACAATAGTATAGAACCTGAAGTGTTGAAAACTATGGGAAATGAAGCTTACAAAAAGGGTGATTTTGTAGAGGCTTTGGCTTTGTATGATAAAGCAATTTCGCTCGACTCGAATAAGGCAATTTATCATTGTAACAAAAGTGCTGCATTGATTGGATTAGGAAGGTTTCAAGAAGCGATTCTTGAGTGCGAGGAATCGATTCGGCTGGATCCTTCTTATGACAGAGCTCATAATCGTATGGCAATGATATATTTCAG ATTGGGAGAAGTCGAAAAGGCGCTGGATTGCAACCGATCAACCTCATGTGTTGATTCTGTTCTTGCTTTTCAAGCTCAGGCTCTACAAAATCACATTAACAAATGCATTGAAGCTAGGAAGTTAAATGAATGGAGTGTTGTATTAAAGGAAACACGGTCTGCATTATCCTTAGGTGCCGATTCAGCTCCACGG ATTTATGCTTTACAAACCGAAGCCTTGTTGAAGCTCCTAAGATATGATGATGCAAATGGTGTTTATGACAAAATGCCAAAATTTTCACTTGATTGGTGTAACAAGATGTTTGGCATGGCTACTAGTGCTTACATATTGATGATAGGCGCGCGGGTTTACATGGCATCCGGCAG GTTTGAGGATGCTGTGACAACAGCTCAGAAAGCAGCTAGGGTTGATCCGAGCAACCGAGAGACGATTTCAGTGTTAAGGAGAGCGAGAGCAGTAACATCGGCTAGAGTGAGTGGAAACTTACTCTTCAAGGCATCTAAATTCAGTAAAGCATGTGCAGTTTACAATGAAGGACTAGATCATGATCCACACAACTCAGTTCTTCTATGCAATAGAGCGGCATGTCGTTCTAAGCTAGGACAATACGAAAATGCAATCGAAGATTGTGATTCGGCACTTACGCTTCATCCGTCTTATAGCAAAGCAAAGCTAAGGAGAGCATATTGTAATGCTAAG TTGGAAAGATGGGAAGTTGCCATTCAAGACTATGAAATGCTAATAAGAGAAAAGCCAGGGGATGAAGAAGTGGCAAGGGCTTTGTTTGAGGCTAAGCTCCAAGTCAGAATACTACATGGTGAAGATGTTAAGGATCTAAAATTTGGTTCGAATTTGGTTTTTATCTCGAGTAACGATCGTTTCCGACATTACGTAACCTCGCCTG GAATGGCTGTTGTGCTTTTTAGTAACAAGGGAACACACAAGCAAGTGTCGATGGTGTTCGAGCAAATCAGCAAGCGATTTCCATCTGTTAATTTTCTTAAG GTGGAGATTGAAGATCACCCCTACTTGGCGAAATCAGAAGGAGTGATCTCATTCCCGAGCTTCAAAATATACAAGAACGGATCTAGGGTTAAAGAGATTTCAGGCAACAATCACGAGTTGTTAGAAAGATCAGTTAAATTGTATAGCAGCTGA